The nucleotide sequence CTCGCGGCCGACATGGGCGATGATGTCGCCGCGCTCGATGAACAGCTCGCGGTCGAGCGTGATGCCGACCGAGCGTCCCGCGCCTTGCGCCGATGTCACCGGCGTCTGCGGCCAGCCCTCGACGGTCTTGATCTTGGCGATCTTGCCGGCCGGCATGATCACGATCTCGTCGCCGGTGCGCAATTCGCCGGCCTCGACGCGGCCGGCGACGATGCGGCGGTCGTCGAACTTGTAGATCGCCTGCACCGGCAGGCGCAGCGGCAGGCTCGACAGCGGCTTCGCCGGCTCCAGCCCGTCGAGCGCCTCGACCACGGTCGGGCCCTTGTACCAGCCGATCCGCGAGGTGAGCTGCGCGACGCCGTCGCCGTCGCGCGCGGAGATCGGAATCACCGCGACCGGCTTGACGCCGAGGCCCTCGAGATGGGCCGAGATCTCGGCCTTGATGTCGTTGAAGCGCGCTTCGCCGAAATCGACGCGATCCATTTTGTTGACGACGACGGCGACCTGCTTCACGCCGAGGAGGTGCAGCAGATAGCCGTGGCGGCGGGTCTGGTCGCGCACGCCTTCGAGCGCGTCGATGATCAGCACCGCGCCGTCGGCCTGCGAGGCGCCGGTGATCATGTTGCGCAGGAACTCGGCGTGTCCGGGCGCGTCGATCAGCACGACCTCGCGCGCATTGGTGCGGAAGCGGATCTGGGTGGTGTCGATGGTGATGCCCTGGTCGCGCTCGGTCTGCAGCGCGTCGAGCAGGAACGACCATTCGAACGGCATGCCGCGGCGCGCGGACACGGCCTGCAGCATCTCGAGCTTGCCGTCGGGCAGGCTGCCGGTCTCATGCAACAGGCGGCCGACCAGCGTCGACTTGCCGTGATCGACATGGCCGACGATGACGATTGAGACCTGCGGGCGGGTGGTGCCGTTCGGCGTAGCGGGGGCGGCGGCCGGGACTCTCATGTTCATGACCTCGGGCTCCGCTCAGAGATAGCCGGCGACGCGGAGACGCTCGAAGGCGTCCTCGGTCTCATGGTCGAGCGCGCGTCCCGCACGTTCCGGCACCTTGGTGCTTTCGAGCTCGGCGAGAATCTCGGGAATGTTCGATGCGTTGGAGGCGACGGGGAACGTGATGTCCTGATCGCCAAGGGAGCGATAGCGCTTGCCGTTCTTCGACAGATACAGCGGGATGATCGGGATGTTCTCGCGTGCGGTGTAGGCCCAGATGTCGGCCTCGGTCCAATGCAGGATGGGATGGATGCGCAAGTGCGCGCCCTGCGGCGGCGAGGCGTTGAAATGGTCCCAGAACTCCGGCGGCTGGTCGCGGACGTCCCAATTGCCTTCGGCGCCGCGCGGCGAGAACACGCGCTCCTTGGCGCGCGTCGCCTCCTCATCGCGACGAATGCCGGCGATCAGGCCGTCGAACCCATGCTTGGCGAGCGCCATCTTCAGGCCCTCGGTCTTTCGCGCGGCGGAGCGCGCGGCCGGCGGCAGGGTCGGATCGACGGCATCGATCGGCGGGCATGGCTCGACGCGGAGATCGAGGCCCCATTCCTGCGCGTAGGTGTCGCGGAAGGCATACATCTCCGGAAACTTCTTAGCCGTATCGACGTGCATGGCCGGAAACGGCACCCGGCCGAAGAAGGCTTTCCGCGCCAGCCAGATCATCACGTTGGAATCTTTTCCCAGCGACCACAGCAGCGCCAGCTTCTTCAGCCGTGCAAAGGCCTCGCGGAGAATGTAAATGCTCTGCGCCTCCAGCTGGTCGAGATGATCCATCGTCGGCGCGGCGTTCAGCACGCGCGGCATGGAAGATGCTTGCTCGAGCTCGGAAGAGGGCAACCGGTCTCTGGAAACGTCGTTGGTGAGAATGTGCATGCTGTCAGCCATCGCCTGCTTGGGAGAAAATTCTATGGCGAAGCCAGGGAAAAATTTTCTCTTTACGTCCGCGGCGTGACACTTATATAGAAAATAATTCCAGTCAACCCCGAAGAGTCGAAGCCGAAGAACGCAATGCAATATCTGCCGGTGTTTCTCGATCTGAAGACCGGCCCCGTGCTGCTGATCGGCGCGGGCGAGCTCGTGCGCGCCAAGCTCAGGGTCCTGCTGTCCGCGGGTGCGCGCATCCGCTGGTTCGCGACCGATGGCGACTTCGATCTTGGCGGGCTCGATGATCACGGCCAGATCGAGCGCAGGGAGGGCGATCCGCTGAGCGCCGATCTCTCCGGCGTCATCGCAGTGCTCTGCGCCGGCGCGGGCGATATCGGCGTCGCAATGTCGGCGCGGGCGCGCAGCGTGGGTCTGCCCGTCAATGTGATGG is from Bradyrhizobium sp. ORS 285 and encodes:
- the cysC gene encoding adenylyl-sulfate kinase, whose translation is MNMRVPAAAPATPNGTTRPQVSIVIVGHVDHGKSTLVGRLLHETGSLPDGKLEMLQAVSARRGMPFEWSFLLDALQTERDQGITIDTTQIRFRTNAREVVLIDAPGHAEFLRNMITGASQADGAVLIIDALEGVRDQTRRHGYLLHLLGVKQVAVVVNKMDRVDFGEARFNDIKAEISAHLEGLGVKPVAVIPISARDGDGVAQLTSRIGWYKGPTVVEALDGLEPAKPLSSLPLRLPVQAIYKFDDRRIVAGRVEAGELRTGDEIVIMPAGKIAKIKTVEGWPQTPVTSAQGAGRSVGITLDRELFIERGDIIAHVGREPQAARRLHARIFWLHDQPLAKGDNILVRLGTREARGSVVAIEKAVDPGSLSNEENASIARNHVGEIEIALTQPVAVDPYTENARTGRLVIEVQGRIAGGGLVLSIAAGKRAAPVDIMPVESALQPQERADRYRHKGAVVWMTGLPGAGKSTLARALERRLFSRGGAPVLLDGDTVRAGLNKDLGFTPEDRAENIRRLAEVATHLARNGHIAIVAAVSPAREDRAAARRVAGDLFREVYVATAAEICESRDPKGHYAKARAGSLQNFTGIGNDYEPPLDAELVLDTATRGIADATDELEALLSKTGVLFDDIADLGANI
- the cysD gene encoding sulfate adenylyltransferase subunit CysD; protein product: MDHLDQLEAQSIYILREAFARLKKLALLWSLGKDSNVMIWLARKAFFGRVPFPAMHVDTAKKFPEMYAFRDTYAQEWGLDLRVEPCPPIDAVDPTLPPAARSAARKTEGLKMALAKHGFDGLIAGIRRDEEATRAKERVFSPRGAEGNWDVRDQPPEFWDHFNASPPQGAHLRIHPILHWTEADIWAYTARENIPIIPLYLSKNGKRYRSLGDQDITFPVASNASNIPEILAELESTKVPERAGRALDHETEDAFERLRVAGYL